The following DNA comes from Plodia interpunctella isolate USDA-ARS_2022_Savannah chromosome 1, ilPloInte3.2, whole genome shotgun sequence.
AGTAGCAGAAGTGAAAGATTtaataattgattgatttgcTATTTATACTTACCCATCTGagaaatttgtatattatataagactagctgcgccctggggcttcgctcccgtgggaatttcgagataaaatgtaccctatgtgttattccaggttattttcaacccatgtaacaaatttcataacaattggtccagtagataattcatgaagaggtaacaaacttacttacgcatttataatattagctggGATTGGGatgattagattttatttaatatagttaaaagATCTCAATTAATAGGTACCTGCTTAAAATGTCTTCAGAACATCTCACCATCCAAGGATACAAATTATCAATACCCATACTTTTAATTCTTCGAAGCCTTTCTTTAATAGTATCACTTCGATACTTAAGAACCCAGAGATCTCTTATTATGCGGTCTCCAGGCACACCATTgtctgaaaacaataaaataattatgtctataattatacttattctCATATATTGGTATAACTACAACTATTTTGTTTTGCCCTGGtgaatttatctatattaatattacaaagaaaaaaaaaatgtgttttttgtttgtaatcaataaactcaaaaacaactggactgattttgatgaatttggCACAGACAAATTCTTCAGGAATtacataggctattttttttattgtggttttaccaAAAGCCTGGACAGGACAGGCCTATaggcaaataataaaaatgaaagaaaagattttatttaagtaatttactgacttaaataaaatattatttcatttgtgaataaaataaataaatactctaTGAAACATTGTACATATGTGTTTTGCAGGAATATTAAAGCAGTCATAGCCCAACAATACCTATTAAAACTTGTAATGAACTGCTAAGCCAACTAAATGAGAGtccatatataaaaatccttTGTGCTAATTTTTCACTGACTACAAAAGTAGGGcactgaaaataaagaaatatattaattacaataatttagataagaataaaaacatgaaGACACAATAAATGGGTTGGTTGTGGTAAATGGTTCTCAGAGTGtttgtgataaatattatcatgaggtgattttatatgtaatatatgataatttatatacaatatacctattataataatggaaataaattattttttcaattaagtcaagaattagttttactatcttataatttaatctgtactgtggtaatgtaaattttacaaataattgattttggaaattattccttcctcaagaaaattgacggatcatAATGACAGTGCTGCTGTTGTAACATTCTGAGAACAACCCAGATACAAATATtaacttacttttattttttctgacaAATAATATAGTCTATTTGTACAAAATCCATTCATCTCATCATTTTTGGTAACTTTATAGATATGCAACAATGTTTTAACtggtaatttataaaatggcaGAGCATCTTTATTTGATTGAAAGTTAAgggattttataattttttctttggttGAATCGTCACCTGGAAGGAATTTGGTTATAAGGTttggttataatttttatgttgaaaatagaaaagataaatattatgtcacGTAAACTAGATACATCACCTTTAATATCTTTAGTAGCCTTTCTTATTGCATAAGGTAACGATATACGATCAATAACCCAATGTTTGTGATAATAAAACGCCGGCAAAATCCTATTTAGGTCACATAACAGAGACCTTAGTtgcattgattttattaaagattttacaaacatttttgtagCTTCATTaaagttttgataaaaaattgctacaacacaataatttattgttgtgttgtatttaattactagtacctatttaattcaTAACACCTATAGATAAAAGTAACCACTCTGCTTTTCTACAACTTTGCGTTGCGACCGATTgttattacctacctacctactctaCTATTTTAACTTCGTGACAGATATgtgatacatttttttctatactCAAAGTGCGTTTGTCCACCACCGCCGTCACCGTCACGTCGCCGAGAACGAGATGACGACGGCGCCGAAGTAGCGGTATATAGATTTACTTAGCCGCATGTCCACCGCACTTCCGTCACTGAGCGCCGTTATCCCGGCTGCCGAAATTGCGAGTAGATCGGCGTGACCGCTAGAACGTGTCCCGAGATTTTGACTGGCCGATGTGCCggcaataaaaacacatattaaCTTGTCCACACACTGCCGTCCCCATCGCTCCGTACACGACAGCTAAACCAGCGAAATCGGTGGCGGTGCACAAACGAACGCCGTTACGTCATACTAAACTCGGCCCGAAATAATCTCGTTCTCGGTGACGGTTTGGTGACGGCGGCGGTGGACAAACGCCCTAAGGTGATACATTGAGTGTGATAGGATGGATAGGATAGCTAACACTTCACAATGACAATGATATGAATCGTCAACAAAATGAATTGTCTGTGCCAATTCAGTATCCTACTGTGTACAAGTCctatttttgaagtaaaaaacGTCTTTATCGGctttgtgcactttttgtgatgggtaaaaatgtttaaaggTACAGTTACACATGCTCATTACTAGCATGCTACTATTGAGCAGTTGCCAACTAGTAGCATGTGTCGAAGCGTTGCTAATAATGAGTATGCTAATTTCGAGTTCGGTCAAAATTTTTGAGATTAAGATTTTTGGACATGTTGCCTGCGGCGCGGGTTAAGTACACAGAACAAAGTACTCCTAGCGGAGAAGAAAGGCAACTTCATACAATCAAATATCACTATCCCATCTTTTAGCCGCCCTTGGTACTATTGGCAAGCGCGCGTATTTTTGAATACTCATTGAACGGCATTCTTTGTTAGAGACCCCACAGATTGCAGACTTCTTATCAGATAGTTTGGTCATCAGGTCATCAGCTTCATAATCAGTAGACTGGTATGCATATACATGCATATATGTGCATACTACagcaatttcttatttattaagaagCCGAGCAATCAACTATCGGCCGATAAAGTCTGCAATCTAAGGAGGCTCTTCTTACAACTGAAAATCCAcatgttaaatatataggaaCCGAAAAAAAGAAGACAAGATACtcgaaagaaaaaatagttattaagGGTCCAGTTTCGGAGTTGGACACTCCGTCAAAAACAAACAAGCTggtcaaaatttcaagaacagATAATTTCTTGGCATCACATAAATAATCATGATCAATCGTTCGTCTCTGCAAAACAAAAGTTCAATAATGATGCGCTGCCCTAAAACCAATACgagtttttaatttctacattattttattggcacagaaaaataatagaaataccTACGGGTATTTCTATTATTGGTAATTAATGTGGAACTGTATATTCCGAGGAGAAAAGTTTTTAACCATGAAAGATCCTACTAACATTATAGGATAATGGATGTGGAGTGGATGGATGGGCGTATAATTGTTATCACGCAAAAAAGTTGGTACTTATATACACATCATATGACCTAAAATTGGAATATCGCGTACCTACTTTCCAATAAATACCAGAGCGGATGGAGCCCCGAGTTAGGACGCagataataggtacttatgttTAGATTAATAGACGTGAGTCAATGTTGAAAATGAAAGTTTATTCTTGTTTGCATATTCGTTAATTGTGTCATCGTCTTTCGGAACTTTTCCTGCGAGTGCTGCGATCAC
Coding sequences within:
- the mTTF gene encoding transcription termination factor, mitochondrial; protein product: MFVKSLIKSMQLRSLLCDLNRILPAFYYHKHWVIDRISLPYAIRKATKDIKGDDSTKEKIIKSLNFQSNKDALPFYKLPVKTLLHIYKVTKNDEMNGFCTNRLYYLSEKIKCPTFVVSEKLAQRIFIYGLSFSWLSSSLQVLIDNGVPGDRIIRDLWVLKYRSDTIKERLRRIKSMGIDNLYPWMVRCSEDILSRYISISQETKTILGETKTTKLYLANRLNILPENVDKFCTQIPALKTIRVTKVKHFLDFLIDKGFSVEDIAAKPRVLTSSRKTVERRLEQLRNLGLNEINLNVLCRSKKDFQKYVESIESSLKESN